A window of the Streptomyces finlayi genome harbors these coding sequences:
- a CDS encoding alcohol dehydrogenase catalytic domain-containing protein, with translation MRALTYQGKRDVRVETVPDPRIQDPTDVIVKITSTGICGSDLHLYEVLGPYLDPGDILGHEPMGVVEEVGPEVTAVVPGDRVVIPFNVSCGHCFMCAQGLHSQCETTQVRKYGMGAALFGYTKLYGQMPGGQAEFLRVPFGNSLPIKVPHGPPDDRFVYLSDVLPTAWQAVEYAAVPPGGSLTVLGLGPIGAMAARIALHRGADLVVGVDPVPDRLNRASEYGVKCLDLRRHGRHLGDAVRDLTDGRGTNAVIDAVGMEAHGAPIAKAAQSAVGMLPDAIGARLMETMGVDRLAALHMAIDVVRRGGTVSVSGVYGGAADPMPMLTMFDKQIQLRMGQANVRHWVDDILPLLIDGDPLGVDTFATHHLPLASGPQAYETFQKKADGMIKTLLVP, from the coding sequence ATGCGCGCACTGACCTATCAGGGAAAGCGCGACGTCCGGGTGGAGACCGTCCCCGATCCCCGGATCCAGGACCCGACCGACGTCATTGTCAAGATCACCTCCACCGGGATCTGCGGCTCGGATCTCCACCTCTACGAGGTGCTCGGGCCCTACCTCGATCCTGGTGACATCCTCGGGCACGAACCGATGGGCGTGGTGGAGGAAGTCGGCCCCGAGGTGACCGCCGTCGTCCCGGGGGACAGGGTGGTCATCCCGTTCAACGTCTCGTGCGGACACTGCTTCATGTGCGCCCAGGGGCTGCACTCTCAGTGCGAGACCACCCAGGTCCGCAAGTACGGCATGGGTGCCGCCCTCTTCGGCTACACCAAGCTCTACGGTCAAATGCCCGGCGGCCAGGCGGAGTTCCTGCGGGTGCCCTTCGGCAACAGCCTGCCCATCAAGGTCCCCCACGGCCCGCCGGACGACCGTTTCGTCTATCTCTCGGACGTCCTGCCCACCGCTTGGCAGGCCGTGGAGTACGCCGCCGTCCCGCCTGGAGGTTCCCTCACCGTGCTCGGTCTCGGCCCGATCGGTGCCATGGCCGCACGGATCGCACTGCACCGGGGCGCGGACCTGGTCGTGGGCGTCGACCCCGTACCCGACCGGCTGAACCGGGCGAGCGAGTACGGAGTCAAGTGCCTCGACCTGCGCAGGCACGGCAGGCACCTCGGCGACGCCGTCCGGGACCTCACCGACGGCCGGGGCACGAACGCCGTGATCGACGCGGTTGGGATGGAGGCACACGGCGCGCCCATTGCCAAGGCGGCGCAATCGGCCGTCGGAATGCTGCCCGACGCCATCGGCGCGCGCCTGATGGAGACGATGGGCGTGGACCGGCTCGCAGCGCTCCACATGGCGATCGACGTGGTGCGCAGGGGTGGCACGGTATCGGTGTCGGGTGTGTACGGCGGAGCCGCCGACCCGATGCCCATGCTGACCATGTTCGACAAGCAGATCCAGCTCCGCATGGGGCAGGCGAACGTCCGGCACTGGGTGGATGACATCCTGCCGTTGCTCATCGACGGCGACCCGCTGGGTGTGGACACCTTCGCCACACACCACCTGCCGCTCGCATCGGGACCGCAGGCGTACGAGACGTTCCAGAAGAAGGCCGACGGCATGATCAAGACCCTGCTCGTGCCCTGA
- a CDS encoding FAD-dependent oxidoreductase has product MTHPSPLPGQDESFWMESTGHPVHAPLAEDIEVDVAVVGGGIAGLSTAWELTRAGRRVAVVEADRIASGVTGYTTAKVSALHSLVYDRLRRTRGADAARLYAQSQQDAVERVADIARELGIDCDLERVSAYSYASDSSSRGAVEAEAEAAAEAGLAASYVTATDLPFPVEGAVRLDGQIQFHPRKYLLALAEDLVERGGLVFERSRVTGLSEGTPCRVTTESGRSVTAHDVVVATHYPVFDRAMLFARLSPRREVVVAAPIDADLAPKGMYITEDEGKRSVRSTPLGDGQRLLIVTGESFTPGTGDAGEAFLRLDTWMHERFPVGPTAYRWAAQDNDPSDTVPLVGPFHIGARHTYVATGFGGWGMTGGVLSGRLLSALVTGTGDTLPWAGLYDPRRLGSTLREAPALLGMQAEVAKHFAGDRLKITHVDSVDAIAPGTGAVVRLNGRRCAVYRDQDGTPQAVSARCTHLGCLVAFNEAETAWECPCHGSRFGVDGAVLQGPAIRPLEPLDVNGDVFDVFED; this is encoded by the coding sequence ATGACGCATCCGAGCCCGCTGCCCGGACAGGACGAATCGTTCTGGATGGAGAGCACGGGACATCCCGTGCACGCACCGCTCGCCGAGGACATCGAGGTGGACGTGGCCGTGGTGGGCGGCGGGATCGCGGGTCTGAGCACCGCGTGGGAGCTGACCCGGGCGGGACGGCGGGTGGCGGTGGTGGAGGCCGACCGCATCGCGTCGGGCGTCACCGGATACACCACCGCGAAGGTGTCCGCGCTGCATTCACTGGTGTACGACCGGCTGCGCAGGACCCGGGGCGCCGACGCCGCGCGCCTCTACGCGCAGTCGCAGCAGGACGCGGTGGAGCGGGTGGCGGACATCGCCCGGGAGCTGGGGATCGACTGCGACCTCGAACGGGTGAGTGCCTACTCGTACGCCAGCGATTCCTCGTCGCGCGGCGCGGTCGAGGCGGAGGCCGAGGCCGCCGCCGAGGCCGGCCTCGCCGCGTCGTACGTCACCGCGACCGACCTGCCCTTCCCCGTCGAGGGGGCGGTCCGGCTGGACGGGCAGATCCAGTTCCACCCGCGGAAGTATCTGCTGGCGCTGGCCGAGGATCTGGTGGAGCGGGGCGGTCTCGTCTTCGAGCGCAGCCGGGTCACGGGGCTGTCCGAGGGCACACCGTGCCGGGTCACGACCGAATCGGGACGGTCGGTGACCGCACACGACGTGGTGGTCGCCACGCATTACCCCGTCTTCGACCGGGCGATGCTGTTCGCCCGCCTCTCCCCGCGCCGGGAAGTGGTCGTCGCCGCGCCCATCGACGCGGACCTGGCGCCCAAGGGCATGTACATCACCGAGGACGAGGGAAAGCGCTCGGTCCGCTCGACACCGCTGGGTGACGGACAACGGCTCCTGATCGTCACCGGGGAGAGCTTCACCCCCGGTACCGGCGACGCGGGCGAGGCCTTCCTCCGGCTGGACACCTGGATGCACGAGCGCTTCCCGGTGGGGCCCACCGCCTACCGCTGGGCGGCGCAGGACAACGACCCGAGCGATACGGTGCCGCTCGTCGGACCGTTCCACATCGGCGCCCGCCACACGTACGTGGCCACCGGGTTCGGCGGCTGGGGGATGACCGGCGGCGTCCTCTCCGGCCGCCTCCTGAGCGCACTGGTCACGGGGACGGGAGACACGTTGCCGTGGGCCGGCCTGTACGACCCGCGACGGCTGGGAAGCACGCTGCGCGAGGCCCCCGCGCTGCTCGGCATGCAGGCCGAGGTAGCGAAGCACTTCGCCGGTGACCGCCTGAAGATCACCCACGTCGACTCGGTCGACGCCATCGCCCCGGGGACGGGTGCGGTGGTCCGCCTCAACGGCCGCCGCTGCGCCGTCTACCGCGACCAGGACGGCACGCCGCAGGCCGTGTCGGCCCGTTGTACGCATCTGGGGTGCCTCGTGGCCTTCAACGAGGCCGAGACCGCCTGGGAATGCCCCTGTCATGGCTCACGCTTCGGCGTCGACGGCGCCGTACTCCAGGGTCCGGCGATCCGTCCCCTGGAACCGCTGGACGTGAACGGTGACGTGTTCGACGTGTTCGAGGACTGA
- a CDS encoding SDR family oxidoreductase, translating into MSDSEQPQDPTQRYPQPEFPQQNQEHPGWTGPMDPPPDHGEDSYRGHELLLDRKTVVTGGDSGIGRAVALAFAREGADVMFTYLSAEEEEAQETARLVERAGRKAVSVACDIRDEKQCRSLIERAVSEFGHIDVLVNNAAYQMSQPEGIAAISTDQFDRVVRTNLYGMFWLCKTALPHIPAGGSIINTTSVQAYKPSPHLLDYAMTKGAIVTFTQGLAQMLASSGIRVNAVAPGPVWTPLIPATMPDTTKFGKQSPLGRPAQPTEMAPAYVFLASANASFITGEIMNATGGTPLP; encoded by the coding sequence ATGAGCGACAGCGAACAGCCCCAGGACCCGACACAGCGCTACCCCCAGCCGGAATTCCCGCAGCAGAACCAGGAACATCCGGGCTGGACCGGGCCCATGGACCCACCGCCGGACCACGGCGAGGACTCCTACCGGGGCCATGAGCTCCTGCTCGACCGCAAGACGGTGGTCACCGGAGGTGACTCCGGGATCGGTCGCGCGGTCGCCCTCGCCTTCGCGCGGGAGGGGGCCGATGTGATGTTCACCTATCTGTCCGCCGAGGAGGAAGAGGCCCAGGAGACCGCCCGGCTGGTGGAACGGGCGGGACGCAAAGCCGTGTCCGTGGCCTGCGACATCCGGGACGAGAAGCAGTGCCGGTCCCTCATCGAGCGGGCCGTGTCGGAGTTCGGGCACATCGACGTCCTGGTGAACAACGCGGCCTACCAGATGTCGCAGCCCGAAGGCATCGCGGCCATCTCGACGGACCAGTTCGACCGCGTGGTGCGCACCAACCTGTACGGCATGTTCTGGCTGTGCAAGACGGCCCTGCCCCACATCCCAGCCGGTGGTTCGATCATCAACACCACGTCCGTGCAGGCGTACAAGCCCAGCCCGCATCTGCTCGACTACGCCATGACGAAGGGCGCCATCGTCACCTTCACGCAGGGGCTCGCCCAGATGCTGGCCTCCTCCGGCATCCGCGTCAACGCCGTGGCCCCGGGCCCGGTCTGGACGCCACTGATCCCGGCGACGATGCCCGACACCACGAAGTTCGGGAAGCAGAGCCCTCTGGGCCGCCCCGCGCAGCCGACCGAGATGGCGCCCGCGTACGTCTTCCTCGCCTCGGCGAACGCGTCGTTCATCACCGGCGAGATCATGAACGCGACCGGTGGGACACCACTGCCCTGA
- a CDS encoding phytoene desaturase family protein, translating to MVDAVVIGSGPNGLVAANVLADAGWGVEVLEAESAPGGAVRSDEEVHPGYVNDLFSSFYPLAAASPVLARLDLGREGLRWTHAPRVLAHPLLDGRCAVLDRDRAVTAAGLDGFAPGDGQSWLDLCHIWDRLGSEVLAALFSPFPPIRSAAVLAARLRGAGGLRLARSLILPVRRLGEEEFAGDGGRLLLAGNALHADLAPEAAGSGGYGWLMSMLGQFYGFPVPVGGAGALTAALVRRLRGRGGSVRCGQRVTEVVVQGGRAVGVRTATREAIPVRRAVLADVSAPALYGELVAPEHLPSRVLDDLRRFQWDFATFKTDWALDGPIPWSCPDAATAGTVHLADGVDELTRFAAQIARGLIPDRPFLLVGQMTTTDATRSPLGTESAWAYTHVPHRVKADAGPDRLSGTWDTREREAMADRVEQQVERYAPGFRDRIRARRVLTPPQLQEADANLRDGAINGGTAALHQQLVFRPLPGTGRPETPVKGLYLASASAHPGGGVHGAPGANAARAAIRATRGTGAALTAAQRLLARRGRSGETSSV from the coding sequence ATGGTCGACGCGGTGGTGATCGGAAGCGGGCCCAACGGTCTGGTCGCGGCCAACGTCCTGGCCGATGCCGGCTGGGGTGTGGAGGTGCTGGAGGCCGAGAGCGCGCCGGGCGGCGCGGTACGCAGTGACGAGGAGGTCCACCCCGGCTACGTCAACGATCTGTTCAGCTCCTTCTATCCCCTCGCCGCCGCGTCCCCGGTGCTGGCCCGGCTGGATCTGGGCCGGGAAGGGCTGCGCTGGACCCATGCCCCGCGGGTGCTCGCCCACCCCTTGCTGGACGGCAGGTGCGCGGTTCTGGACCGCGACCGGGCGGTGACCGCCGCCGGGCTCGACGGCTTCGCGCCCGGCGACGGGCAGAGCTGGCTGGACCTCTGCCACATCTGGGACCGGCTGGGCAGCGAGGTGCTCGCCGCCCTGTTCTCCCCCTTTCCGCCCATCCGTTCCGCCGCCGTGCTCGCGGCCCGTCTCCGGGGCGCGGGCGGGCTGAGGTTGGCCCGCAGCTTGATCCTTCCGGTGCGCCGGCTCGGCGAGGAGGAGTTCGCGGGTGACGGTGGCCGGCTCCTGCTGGCGGGCAACGCGCTGCACGCGGACCTGGCTCCGGAGGCCGCCGGAAGCGGAGGCTACGGCTGGCTGATGTCCATGCTGGGCCAGTTCTACGGCTTTCCCGTTCCGGTCGGCGGCGCGGGTGCGCTCACCGCTGCCCTCGTGAGGCGCCTGCGGGGGCGCGGCGGATCCGTCCGGTGCGGGCAGCGGGTGACCGAGGTCGTCGTACAGGGGGGCCGCGCCGTGGGCGTCCGTACGGCGACCCGGGAAGCCATTCCCGTACGCAGGGCCGTACTCGCCGATGTGTCGGCTCCCGCGCTGTACGGGGAGCTGGTAGCGCCGGAGCATCTGCCGTCGCGGGTCCTTGACGACCTGCGGCGGTTCCAGTGGGACTTCGCCACCTTCAAGACCGACTGGGCGCTGGACGGGCCCATCCCGTGGAGCTGCCCGGATGCCGCGACGGCGGGCACCGTACATCTGGCCGACGGCGTCGACGAGCTGACCCGGTTCGCCGCGCAGATCGCCCGGGGCCTGATCCCCGACCGCCCGTTCCTCCTGGTGGGCCAGATGACCACGACGGACGCCACCCGGTCACCGCTGGGGACGGAATCGGCCTGGGCGTACACGCACGTGCCCCACCGGGTGAAGGCCGACGCCGGACCGGACCGCCTGTCCGGGACATGGGACACCCGGGAACGGGAGGCCATGGCGGACCGGGTGGAACAGCAGGTCGAGCGGTACGCCCCGGGGTTCCGCGACCGTATCCGCGCGCGGCGCGTGCTGACGCCGCCGCAGTTGCAGGAGGCCGACGCCAATCTGCGTGACGGGGCCATCAACGGTGGCACCGCCGCGCTGCACCAGCAGTTGGTCTTCCGGCCGCTGCCGGGGACCGGCCGGCCCGAGACCCCGGTGAAGGGCCTCTACCTGGCCTCGGCCTCCGCGCACCCGGGCGGCGGGGTCCACGGCGCTCCCGGTGCCAACGCGGCACGGGCCGCGATCCGTGCCACGCGGGGCACCGGCGCGGCACTGACAGCCGCCCAACGACTGCTCGCCCGGCGCGGCCGGTCGGGCGAGACGTCCTCCGTGTGA
- a CDS encoding SRPBCC family protein, with amino-acid sequence MAVRHHLIDRPPSALWAVLAEETLYGKWVVGTSSSRGESGTWPETGSSITYTVRLGPKEFTGRTVVRRVDRPHTLELEAESGPLGSARIAFDIRPWGDKTLVILDEHPLRGPGGALHNTLLDTAIQLRHRRMLDRLAKVVEAWTSESGARVGAGPAE; translated from the coding sequence ATGGCCGTCCGTCATCACCTCATCGACCGACCGCCCTCCGCCCTGTGGGCGGTACTGGCAGAGGAGACCCTGTACGGAAAGTGGGTGGTGGGAACGTCGTCCTCCCGCGGGGAGTCCGGCACCTGGCCGGAGACCGGGTCGTCGATCACGTACACCGTACGGCTGGGCCCCAAGGAGTTCACGGGCCGCACGGTCGTCCGGCGCGTCGACCGGCCGCACACCCTCGAACTGGAGGCTGAGAGCGGGCCGCTGGGCAGCGCGCGCATCGCGTTCGACATCCGCCCCTGGGGCGACAAGACCCTGGTGATCCTCGACGAGCATCCGCTGAGAGGTCCCGGCGGCGCGCTCCACAACACACTGCTCGACACGGCGATCCAGCTCCGGCACCGCCGGATGCTGGACCGGCTGGCCAAGGTGGTCGAAGCCTGGACGTCGGAGTCCGGTGCTCGCGTCGGTGCCGGGCCGGCCGAGTGA
- a CDS encoding SigB/SigF/SigG family RNA polymerase sigma factor: protein MADASSVTECTYAESPSTDSAFRRLRTLPPGTERDQLRQETICAWLPMAHRLATRFRNRGESMDDLRQVAAMGLVKAVDRYDPFRGKAFETYAVPTVVGELKRHFRDHTWDVHVPRRVQDLRNRVRVARRDLTQTCEGRVPTCVEIAAETGLSEEDVLLGMEALDSYSTLSLDADLPGADDGYSLGDTLGCWDRAMDLAVDREAAKPGLRRLPERERTILYLRYFHDMTQVSIAETLGISQMHVSRLLSQSCEQVRLDALQGAG, encoded by the coding sequence ATGGCTGACGCATCCTCCGTGACGGAGTGTACGTACGCCGAGAGCCCGTCGACCGACTCCGCCTTCCGCCGGCTGCGCACTCTGCCGCCCGGAACCGAACGGGACCAGCTGCGCCAGGAGACGATCTGCGCCTGGCTCCCCATGGCCCACCGCCTGGCGACCAGGTTCCGCAACCGCGGCGAGTCGATGGACGATCTCCGCCAGGTGGCGGCGATGGGCCTCGTGAAAGCCGTCGACCGCTACGACCCCTTCAGGGGCAAGGCGTTCGAGACCTACGCCGTGCCCACGGTTGTGGGCGAACTCAAGCGTCACTTCCGGGACCACACCTGGGACGTCCATGTACCGCGACGGGTCCAGGACCTGCGCAACCGGGTCCGGGTCGCGCGCCGCGACCTCACCCAGACCTGCGAGGGACGCGTTCCGACGTGCGTGGAGATCGCGGCCGAGACCGGCCTGAGCGAGGAGGACGTGCTGCTGGGTATGGAGGCCCTGGACAGCTACAGCACCCTGTCCCTGGACGCCGACCTGCCGGGCGCGGACGACGGCTACTCCCTGGGGGACACGCTCGGCTGCTGGGACAGGGCGATGGACCTCGCCGTGGACCGCGAAGCGGCGAAGCCCGGTCTGCGCCGCCTGCCCGAGCGCGAGCGCACCATCCTCTATCTGCGGTACTTCCACGACATGACACAGGTCAGCATCGCGGAGACGCTGGGCATCTCCCAGATGCACGTCTCGCGGCTGCTCAGCCAGTCCTGCGAACAAGTGCGACTCGACGCCCTGCAGGGAGCCGGGTGA
- a CDS encoding ANTAR domain-containing protein — MQEHHSFADDVRAQISPGVPERIRPFPPDEQNAESLRCEIDGLRVALASRPVIDTARGILMALGSCTGEQAWQTLVHASQHSNVKLRDLAHQLVASYHGVPLPPATRHVLRTAIRAGRTS; from the coding sequence ATGCAGGAGCACCACTCCTTCGCAGACGATGTACGGGCGCAGATCTCGCCCGGCGTTCCCGAACGCATCCGGCCCTTCCCGCCGGACGAGCAGAACGCCGAGTCCTTGCGGTGCGAGATCGACGGACTGCGCGTCGCGCTCGCTTCCCGGCCCGTCATCGACACCGCGCGCGGCATCCTCATGGCGCTGGGCTCCTGCACCGGTGAGCAGGCGTGGCAGACGCTCGTCCACGCCTCCCAGCACAGCAACGTCAAGCTCCGCGATCTCGCCCATCAGCTCGTCGCGAGCTATCACGGGGTCCCCTTGCCGCCGGCCACCCGTCACGTTCTGCGCACGGCGATAAGGGCCGGCCGAACGAGCTGA
- a CDS encoding DUF5997 family protein, giving the protein MTSHQSTQTMKPATAAKKLGVYLEATPAEFQEGVVSRTELSALQADPPEWLLELRRNGPHPRPVVAAKLGISISGLARGGITEALTTEQIDALKNDSPEWLQKERATQAEVRKETVRIKEKNAEREAKAGE; this is encoded by the coding sequence ATGACGTCGCACCAGAGCACCCAGACGATGAAGCCCGCGACCGCGGCAAAGAAGCTGGGTGTGTATCTCGAAGCCACCCCCGCCGAGTTCCAGGAGGGTGTCGTCTCGCGCACCGAGCTGAGTGCACTCCAGGCCGATCCGCCCGAGTGGCTGCTCGAACTGCGACGCAACGGCCCGCACCCCAGGCCGGTCGTCGCGGCCAAGCTGGGCATCTCCATCTCGGGCCTCGCGCGCGGCGGTATCACCGAGGCGCTCACCACGGAGCAGATCGACGCGCTCAAGAACGACAGCCCCGAGTGGCTGCAGAAGGAGCGCGCGACCCAGGCGGAGGTCCGCAAGGAAACCGTCCGCATCAAGGAGAAGAACGCGGAGCGCGAGGCCAAGGCCGGCGAGTAG
- a CDS encoding LysR substrate-binding domain-containing protein: protein MTSPEVRPSFRLAYVPGVTPTKWVRIWNERLPDVPLTLVQVAPADAPDALRGGEADAGFVRLPIDRTDLSAIPLYTETTVVVIPKDHLVAAVEEVTAVDLADEIVLHPLDDTLGWDDCLPGKPAIERPATTEDAIELVAAGVGVLVVPQSLARLHHRKDLTYRPLLDAPESRVALSWPEEKTTDLVEEFIGIVRGRTANSTRGRPPTPPQPKSKRAETAAAKRKPAGGRAAAGKNPRGGSASPKNTKGAKSTKGTKRGKPRR from the coding sequence GTGACAAGCCCGGAAGTACGCCCTTCGTTCCGGCTCGCGTACGTTCCGGGAGTGACCCCCACCAAGTGGGTGCGTATCTGGAACGAGCGACTGCCGGACGTGCCGCTGACCCTCGTACAGGTGGCCCCCGCCGACGCCCCCGACGCCCTGCGCGGCGGTGAGGCCGACGCCGGATTCGTGCGGCTGCCGATCGACCGGACGGATCTCAGCGCCATCCCCCTCTACACCGAGACGACCGTGGTCGTGATCCCGAAGGACCACCTCGTGGCAGCGGTGGAAGAGGTGACCGCCGTGGATCTGGCCGACGAGATCGTGCTGCACCCCCTCGACGACACCCTCGGCTGGGACGACTGTCTGCCCGGCAAGCCCGCGATCGAGCGTCCCGCCACGACGGAGGACGCGATCGAGCTGGTGGCTGCGGGGGTGGGCGTACTCGTGGTGCCCCAGTCGCTCGCCCGTCTGCACCACCGCAAGGACCTCACCTACCGGCCGCTCCTGGACGCCCCGGAGTCACGCGTCGCACTGTCGTGGCCGGAGGAGAAGACCACCGACCTGGTGGAGGAGTTCATCGGGATCGTCCGCGGGCGGACCGCGAACAGCACCCGTGGCCGTCCCCCGACGCCGCCGCAGCCCAAGAGCAAGCGCGCCGAGACGGCGGCCGCCAAGCGGAAGCCCGCCGGTGGCAGGGCCGCGGCCGGCAAGAACCCCCGCGGCGGTTCGGCGAGCCCCAAGAACACCAAGGGCGCCAAGAGCACCAAAGGCACCAAACGAGGCAAGCCCCGCCGCTAG
- a CDS encoding NAD(P)H-dependent amine dehydrogenase family protein yields the protein MISTVVWGTGNVGRAAIRAVDAHPALALADVLVHDPGKTGRDAGALAGLGRDLGVAASDDIGAVLAARPRAVVYAASGDTRPDEALADICRAIRAGAVVVTPAVYGLYDQLSAPPELREPVLAAIADGGGSLFVSGVDPGWGNDVLPLLISGLGSVVDVVRCQEIFDYSTYDQEESVRDLIGMGHPMDYEPLMLAPSVPAMVWGGQIRLMARALGVELDDIRETTHRRPLDTTVSTRTMGDFEAGTQGAVRFEVQGIVGGEPRIVIEHVTRIHPSCAPDWPTPPDGDGAHRVIIEGRPRIEVTVAAHDEGENRSAGGNATAVGRLVGAIDWLADSGPGLYDALDVPLRPAVGRLGRRQR from the coding sequence ATGATTTCCACGGTTGTCTGGGGTACCGGCAATGTCGGCCGCGCGGCCATCCGTGCCGTCGACGCCCATCCGGCGCTGGCGCTGGCCGACGTACTCGTCCACGACCCCGGCAAGACCGGCCGCGACGCGGGCGCTCTCGCCGGACTCGGCCGTGACCTCGGCGTCGCCGCGAGCGACGACATCGGCGCGGTGCTGGCCGCCCGTCCCCGTGCCGTGGTGTACGCGGCGTCCGGCGACACCCGCCCCGACGAGGCGCTCGCCGACATCTGCCGGGCGATCAGGGCGGGCGCCGTCGTCGTCACCCCCGCGGTCTACGGGCTCTACGACCAGCTGAGCGCCCCGCCCGAACTGCGGGAACCGGTGCTGGCGGCGATCGCCGACGGCGGCGGCTCGCTCTTCGTCTCCGGCGTGGACCCGGGCTGGGGCAACGATGTGCTGCCCCTGCTGATCAGCGGCCTCGGCTCCGTCGTGGACGTCGTCCGCTGCCAGGAGATCTTCGACTACTCCACGTACGACCAGGAGGAATCGGTCAGGGACCTCATCGGCATGGGGCACCCCATGGACTACGAGCCCCTGATGCTCGCGCCGTCCGTCCCGGCCATGGTGTGGGGCGGACAGATACGGCTGATGGCCAGGGCCCTGGGCGTCGAGCTCGACGACATCCGCGAAACCACGCACCGGCGTCCACTGGACACCACCGTGAGCACCCGGACGATGGGCGACTTCGAAGCCGGAACGCAGGGCGCCGTGCGCTTCGAGGTCCAGGGCATCGTCGGGGGCGAGCCCCGCATCGTCATCGAGCACGTCACCCGCATCCATCCGTCCTGCGCCCCGGACTGGCCCACGCCGCCCGACGGCGACGGTGCGCACCGCGTGATCATCGAAGGCCGCCCCCGCATCGAGGTCACGGTCGCCGCCCACGACGAGGGCGAGAACCGCTCCGCGGGCGGGAACGCCACCGCTGTCGGCCGCCTGGTCGGTGCCATCGACTGGCTCGCGGACTCCGGACCCGGACTCTACGACGCGCTCGACGTCCCGCTGCGCCCCGCGGTGGGCAGGCTCGGAAGGAGACAACGATGA
- a CDS encoding carboxymuconolactone decarboxylase family protein, which translates to MNIDIPEGKNAIEYVWGELVPGIGIAASEFSLAVYAHTTLGLREFEAARLRVAQINGCAFCLDWRTERDGQKVEEEFADAVTRWRTTAAFDDRTRLAAEYAERYVLDHHGIDDAFWDRMTGHYSRPEIVELSMSIGSWLAFGRLNRVLGLDTVCVLPGH; encoded by the coding sequence ATGAACATCGACATTCCCGAGGGCAAGAACGCCATCGAGTACGTATGGGGCGAGCTGGTGCCCGGGATCGGGATCGCGGCCTCGGAATTCTCGCTGGCGGTGTACGCCCACACGACCCTCGGCCTCCGCGAGTTCGAGGCCGCGCGCCTGCGTGTCGCGCAGATCAACGGGTGCGCGTTCTGCCTGGACTGGCGGACCGAGCGCGACGGGCAGAAGGTCGAGGAGGAGTTCGCCGACGCGGTGACCCGGTGGCGTACCACCGCGGCCTTCGACGACCGGACCCGGCTGGCCGCCGAGTACGCCGAGCGGTACGTGCTGGACCACCACGGCATCGACGACGCGTTCTGGGACCGGATGACCGGGCACTACAGCCGGCCGGAGATCGTGGAGCTCAGCATGAGCATCGGCTCCTGGCTGGCGTTCGGCCGGCTCAACCGTGTCCTGGGCCTCGACACCGTATGCGTGCTGCCGGGGCACTGA